One stretch of Candidatus Bathyarchaeota archaeon DNA includes these proteins:
- a CDS encoding phosphoglycerate kinase, with amino-acid sequence MPFNFLTLDDIDVSGKTVFLRVDINSPLDPVSKRILDASRIKATLETLKDLENARVVLGAHQSRPGKYDFTSLELHARVLQMYLGAKVTYVGDVMGEEAVTAIEALRPGGVLVLDNLRSIPEENVQASPAKHIETEFVKTLAPHFDLVVNDAFAAAHRSQPSLVGFAEVMPMAAGRLMESELKAMDQVLVDPDRPCVFVLGGVKVEDRLPVIKRVLGEGIADRVMVGGLVRETFHMAEKRPQEEVEALPIAERVLVEEAKKLLEDYKDQIEIPIDVALDVGGERVEIHADSVMNERNIFDIGLNTMASFCDLIKRAETVVAEGPMGMFERRNFNTGTKEILRAMAECEGFTLVGGGHLGVLVAMMDLGSQMSHVSTGGGAMLNLLAGSLMPIVESLERSKQRYG; translated from the coding sequence TGTGTTCCTGAGGGTTGACATAAACTCGCCTCTGGATCCAGTCTCCAAGCGGATCCTCGACGCCTCCCGAATCAAGGCTACGTTGGAAACCTTGAAAGATCTGGAAAACGCTCGAGTTGTACTTGGAGCCCATCAGAGCAGACCTGGAAAATATGACTTTACGTCACTAGAGCTCCACGCCAGGGTTCTCCAAATGTATCTGGGAGCTAAGGTCACCTATGTAGGAGACGTTATGGGAGAGGAAGCAGTAACTGCTATCGAGGCGCTGAGACCCGGCGGAGTCCTAGTCCTGGATAATCTCAGGTCTATTCCGGAGGAGAACGTTCAGGCATCCCCTGCGAAGCATATTGAGACTGAGTTTGTTAAGACTCTTGCCCCTCATTTCGATCTAGTTGTGAATGACGCATTCGCAGCAGCCCATCGAAGCCAGCCTAGTCTAGTGGGGTTCGCGGAAGTGATGCCGATGGCTGCAGGGAGGCTCATGGAGAGTGAGCTCAAAGCAATGGACCAGGTACTAGTGGATCCTGATAGGCCATGCGTCTTCGTTTTAGGCGGGGTGAAAGTGGAGGACCGGCTCCCAGTGATAAAGAGGGTGTTGGGAGAGGGGATCGCAGATCGGGTCATGGTGGGTGGCTTAGTGAGGGAGACTTTTCATATGGCCGAAAAACGTCCTCAGGAAGAGGTGGAGGCACTGCCTATTGCAGAGAGGGTTCTCGTAGAAGAAGCGAAAAAATTACTGGAAGATTATAAGGATCAGATAGAGATCCCTATAGACGTGGCTCTAGACGTGGGGGGTGAGCGGGTTGAGATCCACGCTGACTCCGTGATGAATGAGCGGAATATTTTTGATATTGGGCTTAACACCATGGCTAGTTTCTGCGATCTGATAAAGAGGGCGGAGACAGTGGTGGCTGAGGGACCCATGGGAATGTTTGAGAGGCGTAATTTCAATACTGGGACAAAGGAGATTCTTCGCGCAATGGCTGAGTGTGAGGGATTCACCTTAGTCGGGGGCGGACACCTAGGGGTTTTGGTCGCGATGATGGATCTGGGCTCTCAGATGAGCCACGTGAGCACAGGGGGAGGGGCGATGCTTAATCTGTTGGCAGGGAGTTTGATGCCAATAGTGGAGTCCCTTGAGAGGTCCAAGCAGCGCTATGGTTAG